A genomic stretch from Streptomyces fungicidicus includes:
- a CDS encoding LysR family transcriptional regulator → MDLDSVRTFVAAADAGRFQEAADELAVTQQAVSKRIAALERGLGVRLFTRTSRGAELSIDGQAFLPHARELLRVAERAVSSVRPGRRPLRVDVLASRGAMTGLMRGFHRAHPEIELDVVMLPPIETALAAVRSGAIDATFRAVAAPGLPLPEDIESVRVLDEPLQLLTGPGHALAGVRSVTVAELAGHRIWMPGIVPGSEWGAYYADLVAEFGLTIEATGPNFGSDALLDTVADTPALATFMGELTRLVWPAGHDLRRIPVTGPTLVYPHSLLWRRDNPHPALAVLRAHLATTVAGQDTAGTWTPGWVTPR, encoded by the coding sequence ATGGACCTCGACAGTGTCCGGACATTCGTCGCCGCAGCCGACGCGGGGCGGTTCCAGGAGGCCGCCGACGAGCTGGCGGTCACCCAGCAGGCTGTCTCCAAGCGCATCGCCGCGCTGGAGCGCGGCCTGGGCGTGCGGTTGTTCACCCGCACCTCGCGGGGCGCCGAGCTGAGCATCGACGGGCAGGCGTTCCTGCCCCACGCGCGCGAGCTGCTGCGCGTCGCCGAGCGCGCGGTCTCCTCCGTGCGTCCGGGCCGCCGCCCGCTGCGCGTCGACGTGCTCGCCTCGCGCGGCGCGATGACGGGTCTGATGCGGGGTTTCCACCGCGCGCACCCCGAGATCGAACTCGACGTGGTGATGCTGCCGCCCATCGAGACGGCCCTCGCCGCCGTCCGGTCCGGTGCGATCGACGCGACCTTCCGTGCCGTCGCCGCACCGGGTCTGCCCCTGCCCGAGGACATCGAGTCCGTCCGGGTCCTCGACGAGCCGCTCCAGCTGCTGACCGGTCCGGGGCACGCGCTGGCGGGCGTCCGGTCGGTGACGGTGGCCGAGCTCGCCGGGCACCGCATCTGGATGCCCGGCATCGTCCCCGGAAGCGAGTGGGGCGCCTACTACGCCGACCTCGTCGCGGAGTTCGGTCTCACCATCGAGGCGACCGGCCCCAACTTCGGTTCCGACGCCCTCCTCGACACCGTGGCCGACACCCCGGCCCTGGCCACCTTCATGGGCGAGCTGACCCGCCTCGTCTGGCCCGCGGGCCACGACCTGCGCCGGATCCCGGTCACCGGTCCGACGCTCGTCTACCCGCACTCGCTGCTGTGGCGCCGGGACAATCCCCACCCGGCGCTGGCCGTCCTGCGCGCCCATCTCGCCACTACGGTGGCCGGCCAGGACACCGCCGGGACCTGGACGCCCGGCTGGGTGACTCCGCGCTGA
- a CDS encoding MFS transporter produces the protein MNGGHRLGRRFGWLWGAYGTSALGTWLAFGAFPLIAIRVLHAGPAEVAALSSVGAAVGAAVAVPLGPWVEFRRKRQVLIATDLVRCAALLTVPAAYAFGVLTLVQLLLVSAAVAAADITFRAASGAYLKTLLPAEDLLVANARLESTSWTLTIVGPPLGGAAIGLLGPVATVVADAVSHLLSALGIRATGGDEPRPERRKAAPPRAGDLLDGWRYILADRTLRPLFFNTVLFNGLVMAAQPLLAVLMLGRLGFTPWQYGLAFAAPSVGGLLGSRLARPLADRFGQHRVLVAAGTLRAVWPIGLAFPGPGTGGLLLVIGVEFGLILCCGVFNPLHATCRLRRTATDRVTRTLSAWAVTTKAGTALLTALWGVLGTLLGARAAIALAGALLLTTPLLLPRRAAAHSPGRGQAPRSP, from the coding sequence ATGAACGGCGGGCACCGGCTGGGGCGGCGGTTCGGGTGGCTCTGGGGGGCGTACGGGACCAGCGCGCTCGGCACCTGGCTGGCCTTCGGCGCGTTCCCGCTGATCGCCATCCGGGTGCTGCACGCCGGGCCGGCCGAGGTCGCCGCGCTGTCCTCCGTGGGAGCCGCGGTGGGCGCGGCCGTGGCGGTGCCGCTCGGACCGTGGGTCGAGTTCCGCCGCAAGCGGCAGGTGCTGATCGCGACGGACCTGGTGCGGTGCGCGGCGCTGCTGACCGTGCCCGCCGCGTACGCGTTCGGGGTGCTCACCCTCGTACAGCTCCTGCTGGTCTCGGCCGCCGTCGCGGCGGCCGACATCACCTTCCGCGCCGCCTCCGGCGCCTACCTCAAAACGCTGCTGCCGGCCGAGGACCTGCTCGTCGCCAACGCCCGGCTGGAGTCCACGTCCTGGACGCTCACGATCGTCGGACCGCCGCTGGGCGGCGCGGCGATCGGCCTGCTCGGTCCGGTGGCGACGGTCGTGGCCGACGCGGTCAGCCACCTGCTCTCGGCTCTGGGCATCCGCGCGACGGGCGGGGACGAGCCCCGGCCCGAGCGGCGGAAGGCCGCGCCCCCGCGGGCCGGGGACCTGCTCGACGGCTGGCGGTACATCCTCGCCGACAGGACACTGCGGCCGCTGTTCTTCAACACGGTCCTGTTCAACGGCCTGGTGATGGCCGCCCAGCCGCTGCTGGCCGTCCTGATGCTCGGGCGCCTCGGCTTCACGCCCTGGCAGTACGGCCTCGCCTTCGCCGCGCCCTCGGTCGGCGGGCTGCTCGGTTCGCGGCTGGCCCGGCCGCTCGCCGACCGGTTCGGGCAGCACCGGGTCCTGGTCGCGGCCGGGACGCTGCGCGCCGTCTGGCCCATCGGCCTGGCCTTCCCGGGACCGGGCACCGGCGGGCTGCTGCTGGTGATCGGCGTCGAGTTCGGGCTCATCCTCTGCTGCGGCGTCTTCAACCCCCTGCACGCCACCTGCCGCCTGCGGCGCACCGCCACCGACCGGGTCACCCGCACGCTCTCCGCCTGGGCGGTGACGACCAAGGCCGGCACCGCGCTCCTGACGGCCCTCTGGGGCGTGCTGGGCACCCTGCTGGGCGCGCGCGCCGCCATCGCGCTGGCCGGCGCGCTGCTGCTGACGACCCCGCTGCTGCTTCCCCGCCGCGCGGCGGCGCACAGCCCCGGGCGGGGGCAGGCGCCGCGAAGCCCCTGA
- a CDS encoding alpha/beta hydrolase, producing the protein MTHPSIPGFTEHRVPVGDGVTLNAAVGGGGAPVVLLHGFPQTHLMWRHVAADLAADHTVICPDLRGYGASDKPAGSGRDVYSKRTMARDVVRLAAELGHDRFALAGHDRGALVAFRAAMDHPGAVSRALFLDVLPTLDMWDALRGVSGAVGFHLYLMAQAPGLPEQLIGASADAFFGHFLDAWTHAPDAMPADVRGHYLAASAAAVPSIVADYRASAGVDVEHDCADREAGNRLAMPVTVLQQDWGAALGYHAQGLWSAWAGDLRHRTVSCGHFMAEEDPALVTGEIRALGDR; encoded by the coding sequence GTGACACACCCGAGCATCCCTGGATTCACCGAGCACCGCGTACCGGTCGGCGACGGCGTCACGCTGAACGCCGCCGTCGGGGGCGGCGGCGCCCCGGTCGTGCTGCTGCACGGATTTCCGCAGACCCACCTGATGTGGCGGCACGTCGCCGCCGACCTCGCCGCCGACCACACCGTCATCTGCCCGGACCTGCGCGGCTACGGCGCCAGCGACAAGCCCGCCGGGAGCGGCCGGGACGTCTACTCCAAGCGCACCATGGCGCGGGACGTCGTCCGCCTCGCCGCGGAGCTGGGCCACGACCGCTTCGCCCTGGCCGGCCACGACCGCGGCGCCCTCGTCGCCTTCCGTGCCGCGATGGACCACCCGGGCGCCGTGTCCCGCGCGCTCTTCCTGGACGTCCTGCCGACCCTCGACATGTGGGACGCGCTGCGCGGTGTGTCCGGCGCGGTCGGCTTCCACCTGTACCTGATGGCTCAGGCGCCGGGCCTGCCGGAGCAGCTGATCGGCGCGTCCGCGGACGCCTTCTTCGGTCACTTCCTCGACGCCTGGACCCACGCCCCGGACGCGATGCCCGCCGACGTCCGCGGGCACTACCTCGCTGCCTCCGCGGCGGCCGTGCCGTCGATCGTCGCCGACTACCGCGCCTCCGCCGGCGTGGACGTGGAGCACGACTGTGCCGACCGGGAGGCGGGCAACCGGCTGGCGATGCCGGTCACCGTCCTCCAGCAGGACTGGGGCGCGGCGCTCGGCTACCACGCCCAGGGGCTGTGGAGCGCCTGGGCCGGTGACCTGCGGCACCGCACGGTCTCCTGCGGCCACTTCATGGCCGAGGAGGACCCCGCGCTGGTCACCGGGGAGATCAGGGCCCTCGGCGACCGCTGA
- a CDS encoding AfsR/SARP family transcriptional regulator, with the protein MGVEFGLLGPVTARDSDGACLPLGAPRHREVLGRLLIARGRVVPAGRLVADLWEDEPPAGAIGALRTFVAALRRALEPGRPPRQPSRLLVTDGPGYLLRAGREAVDAWRFEDSAARAAEAPPHAAVALWDEALALWRGPVLADFPDARWAAAEQARLEELRLGAVERRADALLATGAARDAVVDLRAHVAAHPGRQDGWALLATALDRSGRRGEALESLRHARRALAGAYGTGTPAVLARTEARIRGGTTGSATEPAGAADGVWDRTAAAWDRSVPARSRARLHATAGLLRDLAVTGADGLEEARAHRRELVAAAETTGDTELAARIIGSYDVPAVWTRADDPDDAGNLVRAAARAAARLGPDGPPALRARLLSVVAVESRGDAAADAPLPRAAAAPAAEPWRLRAERAAQEAVRLARRLGDPSALAFALNGAFMQSCGTCGSAAHRNALGAELTRLAVDHHLPGHEVLGRLVRLQALSGLGDFTAADAEAEEIDRLAHRNERPLAGVFTSWYRALRTCETDGWTAARPHYAGLLAETANHGMPGLTRGAAVLVALVPVMRDGTLPDPDDFAGLDAGPYRPWLDPLLLAASGDTERARHALADVPRPPHDLLQEALWCVLARTAAAVGHEDVLRRAHDELAAADGESAGGGSGLISFGPVAHHLRAADAALSPAAPEAWRRPRAAPRP; encoded by the coding sequence GTGGGAGTGGAGTTCGGACTGCTGGGGCCGGTCACCGCCCGGGACTCCGACGGGGCCTGCCTGCCGCTCGGCGCGCCCCGCCACCGTGAGGTGCTCGGGCGGCTGCTGATCGCCCGGGGAAGGGTGGTCCCGGCAGGCCGGCTCGTGGCCGACCTGTGGGAGGACGAACCCCCGGCCGGCGCGATCGGAGCACTGCGCACCTTCGTCGCGGCGCTGCGCCGCGCCCTGGAACCCGGGCGCCCTCCCCGGCAGCCGTCCCGGCTGCTGGTCACCGACGGTCCCGGGTACCTCCTGCGCGCCGGACGCGAGGCGGTGGACGCCTGGAGGTTCGAGGACTCGGCCGCACGGGCCGCCGAAGCGCCACCGCACGCGGCGGTGGCCCTCTGGGACGAGGCACTCGCCCTGTGGCGCGGGCCGGTCCTCGCCGACTTCCCGGACGCCCGGTGGGCCGCCGCCGAGCAGGCCCGGCTCGAGGAGCTCCGCCTCGGCGCGGTCGAGCGCCGCGCCGACGCCCTGCTGGCCACCGGCGCGGCCCGGGACGCCGTCGTCGACCTGCGGGCCCATGTCGCCGCGCACCCGGGGCGGCAGGACGGCTGGGCGCTGCTCGCGACCGCCCTGGACCGCTCCGGCCGCCGCGGAGAGGCCCTGGAGTCCCTGCGACACGCCCGCCGGGCACTCGCCGGCGCCTACGGAACCGGCACCCCGGCCGTCCTGGCCCGCACCGAAGCCCGCATCCGCGGCGGCACCACCGGCTCCGCGACCGAACCGGCCGGGGCGGCGGACGGCGTCTGGGACCGTACGGCCGCCGCGTGGGACCGCTCGGTGCCCGCCCGCTCCCGGGCCCGGCTGCACGCCACCGCCGGTCTGCTGCGGGACCTCGCGGTGACCGGCGCCGACGGCCTGGAGGAGGCGCGCGCACACCGGCGGGAACTGGTCGCCGCGGCCGAGACGACCGGGGACACCGAGCTGGCCGCCAGGATCATCGGCTCCTACGACGTCCCGGCCGTCTGGACCCGGGCCGACGATCCCGACGACGCCGGGAACCTGGTCCGCGCCGCCGCCCGCGCCGCCGCCCGGCTCGGCCCCGACGGCCCGCCCGCGCTGCGGGCCCGGCTGCTGTCGGTGGTCGCGGTCGAGTCACGCGGCGACGCCGCCGCGGACGCCCCGCTTCCACGGGCGGCCGCCGCCCCCGCCGCCGAACCGTGGCGGCTGCGCGCCGAACGCGCCGCGCAGGAGGCCGTACGCCTCGCCCGCCGTCTCGGCGACCCCTCGGCGCTCGCGTTCGCCCTCAACGGCGCCTTCATGCAGTCCTGCGGCACCTGCGGATCGGCCGCCCACCGGAACGCACTCGGCGCCGAACTGACGCGGCTGGCCGTCGACCACCACCTGCCCGGCCACGAGGTGCTGGGCCGTCTCGTCCGCCTCCAGGCACTCTCCGGACTCGGTGACTTCACGGCGGCCGACGCGGAGGCGGAGGAGATCGACCGGCTGGCACACCGCAACGAACGGCCCCTCGCCGGAGTGTTCACCTCCTGGTACCGGGCCCTGCGCACCTGCGAGACCGACGGCTGGACGGCCGCCCGCCCCCACTACGCCGGGCTCCTCGCGGAGACCGCGAACCACGGCATGCCCGGCCTCACCCGGGGAGCGGCCGTCCTCGTCGCGCTCGTGCCGGTCATGCGGGACGGCACCCTGCCCGACCCCGACGACTTCGCCGGTCTGGACGCCGGCCCCTACCGGCCCTGGCTCGACCCCCTGCTGCTCGCCGCCTCCGGCGACACCGAGAGGGCCCGGCACGCACTCGCCGATGTTCCCCGCCCGCCCCACGACCTTCTCCAGGAAGCACTCTGGTGCGTACTGGCCCGCACGGCCGCGGCCGTGGGACACGAGGACGTCCTGCGCCGGGCCCACGACGAACTCGCCGCCGCGGACGGCGAGTCGGCCGGCGGCGGCAGCGGCCTGATCTCCTTCGGCCCGGTCGCCCACCACCTTCGCGCCGCCGACGCGGCCCTCAGCCCTGCGGCTCCTGAGGCTTGGCGTCGACCTCGCGCAGCGCCTCGTCCTTGA
- a CDS encoding type II toxin-antitoxin system VapB family antitoxin, protein MAKVSISLDAELVVEVMVLAGVGSPQDAVEAVVRDYIARGHRTEARTELKDEALREVDAKPQEPQG, encoded by the coding sequence GTGGCCAAGGTCAGTATCAGTCTCGACGCGGAACTCGTGGTGGAGGTGATGGTCCTGGCGGGGGTCGGGTCCCCTCAGGACGCGGTCGAGGCGGTCGTACGGGACTACATCGCCCGCGGCCACCGCACGGAGGCCCGTACCGAGCTCAAGGACGAGGCGCTGCGCGAGGTCGACGCCAAGCCTCAGGAGCCGCAGGGCTGA
- a CDS encoding flavodoxin domain-containing protein, which yields MTGTVLITYGSTNGSTERIAETVAGVLREDGLTVETLPARSVRDVAPYDAVVAGGGLYAGRWQKDARRFLRRHRRALAERPLYLFSSGPLDPSASERDIPPVHGVRKAATRLDAREHITFGGCLEEGAKGRVAGMILRNGKGGDYRDFTAIESWAAHVADELTQG from the coding sequence ATGACCGGTACCGTGCTGATCACCTATGGATCCACCAACGGATCGACCGAGCGGATCGCCGAGACCGTCGCCGGAGTCCTGCGCGAGGACGGGCTGACCGTCGAGACCCTGCCCGCCCGCTCGGTCCGGGACGTGGCACCGTACGACGCCGTCGTGGCCGGCGGCGGACTGTACGCCGGGCGCTGGCAGAAGGACGCCCGCCGCTTCCTGCGGCGGCACCGCCGCGCACTGGCCGAACGCCCGCTGTACCTGTTCAGCAGCGGGCCCCTGGACCCCTCGGCCTCCGAGCGGGACATCCCGCCCGTGCACGGAGTGCGGAAGGCGGCCACCCGGCTCGACGCCAGGGAGCACATCACCTTCGGCGGCTGCCTCGAGGAGGGCGCGAAGGGACGGGTCGCCGGAATGATCCTCCGCAACGGCAAGGGCGGGGACTACCGCGACTTCACGGCGATCGAGTCGTGGGCGGCCCATGTCGCCGACGAACTGACCCAAGGATGA
- a CDS encoding pyridoxamine 5'-phosphate oxidase family protein, with protein MYPSDGFRELGRQECLRLMARVPVGRIVFTRRALPAVLPVNFRLDADGAVLLRTAADSELVRAVDGAVVAFEADDIDPDRHAGWSVVVTGPARVVTDTAEQRRLAVTGPVSWAPSAREVFVRVESELVSGRELVAGRSLYGVSLAITKS; from the coding sequence ATGTACCCCAGTGACGGATTCCGCGAACTCGGGCGGCAGGAGTGCCTGCGGCTGATGGCCCGGGTGCCCGTCGGCCGCATCGTCTTCACACGCCGGGCCCTGCCCGCCGTGCTGCCGGTCAACTTCCGGCTGGACGCCGACGGAGCCGTCCTGCTCCGTACCGCGGCCGACTCGGAACTGGTGCGCGCGGTCGACGGTGCTGTGGTCGCCTTCGAGGCCGACGACATCGACCCTGACCGGCACGCCGGCTGGAGCGTCGTGGTCACGGGCCCCGCCAGGGTGGTGACCGACACCGCCGAGCAGCGGCGGCTCGCTGTCACCGGCCCGGTGTCCTGGGCTCCTTCGGCACGGGAGGTCTTCGTCCGCGTCGAGTCCGAGCTGGTCTCCGGGCGCGAACTCGTCGCCGGACGCAGCCTGTACGGGGTGAGCCTGGCGATCACGAAGAGCTGA
- a CDS encoding transglycosylase family protein — translation MISGRSTQRDDGRSSRVSANRTALIVLVAAAALGTTTPAMASPSVPRGTDWDAIAACESSGNWQANTGNGHYGGLQFTQSSWEAAGGLKYAPRADLATRKEQITVARRLARIQGMSAWSCA, via the coding sequence ATGATCTCTGGACGAAGTACGCAGAGGGACGACGGGCGGAGTTCGCGCGTGAGTGCGAACCGGACAGCCCTGATCGTCCTGGTCGCCGCGGCTGCTCTGGGCACGACCACCCCAGCGATGGCGTCCCCGTCCGTCCCCCGAGGGACCGACTGGGACGCCATCGCCGCATGTGAGTCCAGCGGCAACTGGCAGGCGAACACCGGCAACGGCCACTACGGCGGCCTGCAGTTCACGCAGTCGAGCTGGGAGGCGGCCGGCGGGCTCAAGTACGCCCCACGAGCGGACCTCGCGACCCGCAAGGAGCAGATCACCGTGGCCAGACGTCTGGCCAGGATCCAGGGCATGTCGGCCTGGTCCTGCGCCTGA
- a CDS encoding AAA family ATPase yields the protein MIVWLNGTHGAGKTTTGPLVQQLLPDSRVLDAEKVGETLMDITPGLPGTDNFQHWPPWRTLVVETARRVLEYTGGTLVMPMTVLVERYWREISTGLAQHAIPVRHFVLHADQDTLRDRIEGDTVLGPSSFRLAHLEPYAEAARTWLHREAEVVDTTHLTPAQAALRIAEAVKG from the coding sequence GTGATCGTATGGCTCAACGGAACCCATGGCGCAGGCAAGACGACGACCGGTCCGCTCGTGCAGCAACTGCTCCCCGATTCACGGGTGCTCGATGCCGAGAAGGTCGGTGAGACGCTCATGGACATCACGCCCGGACTGCCCGGGACGGACAACTTCCAGCACTGGCCCCCGTGGCGCACCCTCGTCGTCGAGACCGCCCGCCGTGTCCTGGAGTACACCGGAGGCACCCTCGTGATGCCCATGACCGTCCTGGTGGAGCGGTACTGGCGCGAGATCAGCACCGGGCTCGCCCAGCACGCCATCCCCGTACGGCATTTCGTTCTCCACGCCGATCAGGACACCCTCAGGGATCGCATCGAGGGGGACACCGTCCTCGGCCCCTCGTCGTTCCGTCTCGCCCACCTCGAGCCCTACGCGGAGGCGGCCCGCACTTGGCTGCACCGCGAGGCGGAGGTCGTCGACACCACACACCTCACGCCCGCCCAGGCCGCCCTGCGGATCGCGGAAGCCGTCAAGGGCTGA
- a CDS encoding phosphotransferase enzyme family protein — MRASEVSRAVAAARSIASSLGLPADDVTVLHDSNKLTLRLLPGDVLARVAPVTDQVAEFEVGLARRLVAAGCPVAVLEPRVEPRPYERDGFVVTLWTYYEPVTPREVPPADYASALERLHAGMRGLDLPTPHFTDRVEQAQRLVADRDRTPALADADRELLGDTLRGLRRVIGERLGAEQLLHGEPHPGNVLATRNGPVFIDLETACRGPVEFDLAHAPEEVAEHCPGVDQVLLRQCRILVLAMITTWRWDRDDRLPDGRRLGTEWLAQIRTALAQDGPDGVFTPGD; from the coding sequence GTGCGGGCCTCGGAAGTGTCGCGCGCGGTGGCCGCGGCCAGGTCGATCGCCTCGTCCCTCGGCCTGCCGGCCGACGACGTGACCGTTCTCCATGATTCGAACAAGCTCACGCTGCGTCTGCTGCCCGGCGACGTCCTTGCCCGGGTGGCACCCGTGACGGACCAGGTCGCGGAGTTCGAGGTCGGTCTCGCTCGGCGGCTCGTGGCAGCCGGGTGCCCCGTGGCCGTCCTCGAGCCGCGAGTGGAACCCCGCCCGTATGAGCGTGACGGCTTCGTGGTCACGCTGTGGACCTACTACGAGCCCGTGACGCCCCGGGAGGTCCCGCCCGCCGACTACGCCAGTGCCCTCGAGCGTCTGCATGCCGGGATGCGCGGACTCGACCTCCCGACCCCGCACTTCACCGACCGGGTCGAGCAGGCGCAACGGCTCGTGGCGGACCGCGACCGCACTCCGGCGCTGGCCGACGCGGACCGGGAACTGCTCGGTGACACGCTGCGCGGCCTGCGACGAGTGATCGGCGAGCGCCTCGGCGCGGAGCAGCTGCTGCACGGCGAGCCGCACCCGGGCAACGTGCTCGCCACGAGGAACGGACCGGTGTTCATCGACCTCGAAACGGCCTGCCGGGGCCCCGTCGAATTCGACCTCGCCCATGCGCCCGAAGAAGTCGCCGAGCACTGTCCCGGTGTCGATCAGGTCCTGCTGCGCCAGTGCCGGATCCTCGTACTGGCGATGATCACGACATGGCGCTGGGATCGGGACGACCGCCTTCCGGACGGACGCCGTCTGGGCACGGAGTGGCTCGCACAGATCCGGACCGCACTCGCCCAGGACGGCCCGGACGGCGTCTTCACCCCGGGCGACTGA
- the tnpA gene encoding IS200/IS605 family transposase, with amino-acid sequence MDQENDYRRGRHVVSAMHVHLVFVTKYRRGVFDDEMLTRCEEIMRKVCEDFEAELKEFNGERDHVHLLVHYPPKVAVSKLVNSLKGVSARRIRQELTGQSNPAIMHGHLWSPSYFSASCGGAPLTIVRQYIEQQKRPL; translated from the coding sequence ATGGATCAGGAAAACGACTATAGACGTGGCAGGCACGTCGTTTCGGCGATGCATGTGCACTTGGTCTTTGTGACGAAGTACCGGCGCGGGGTCTTCGACGACGAGATGCTGACACGTTGTGAAGAGATCATGCGCAAGGTCTGCGAGGACTTCGAGGCGGAGCTGAAGGAGTTCAACGGGGAACGCGATCACGTCCACCTGTTGGTGCACTACCCACCCAAGGTCGCCGTCTCCAAGCTGGTCAACAGCCTCAAAGGGGTCTCCGCCCGCCGAATACGGCAGGAGCTCACCGGCCAGAGCAACCCCGCCATCATGCATGGGCACCTGTGGTCACCCTCGTATTTCTCCGCATCGTGCGGCGGAGCACCGTTGACGATCGTCCGCCAGTACATCGAGCAGCAAAAACGTCCGCTCTGA
- a CDS encoding RNA-guided endonuclease InsQ/TnpB family protein, translating into MQLRYNYRAYPNAAQRRALAQAFGCARVVWNDCLRDRKQAHAAGLPYVTSTELSRLRITQAKRTEERAWLADVSAVVLQQSLRDLDAAYKNFFDSLSGKRKGRKAGPPRYKSKKDTRQSIRLNTNAFTLQDDGTVYVAKVGHLKVEWSRRLPAAPTSLTVTKDSCGRYFLSFVVDTKPDILPEAETETGIDLGLSAFAVLSDGTKISTPRFLRRAEKKLKRLQRDLSRKQKGSKNRAKARIKVARQHARVADRRRDFHHQASTQIIRDNQAVYVEDLAVSGLARTQLAKSVHDAGWSAFVRMLEYKAVKHGRAFSKVDRAFPSSQVCSACGFRDGPKPLHVRQWTCGECGTVHDRDHNAARNVLFEGRRIVAAGRAETLNASWSAGKTRTKVPAQRGEAGSPRKGQPTQAGIPGL; encoded by the coding sequence GTGCAGCTCCGCTACAACTACCGGGCCTACCCCAACGCCGCTCAGCGCCGCGCGCTGGCGCAGGCGTTCGGGTGCGCCCGCGTGGTGTGGAACGACTGCCTGCGCGACCGGAAACAAGCGCACGCTGCCGGGCTGCCGTATGTGACGTCGACGGAACTGTCCCGGCTTCGCATCACCCAGGCCAAACGCACCGAGGAACGCGCATGGCTCGCCGACGTCTCAGCGGTCGTCCTGCAACAGTCCCTGCGGGACCTGGACGCCGCCTACAAGAACTTCTTCGACAGCCTGAGCGGCAAACGGAAAGGCCGCAAGGCAGGTCCTCCCCGCTACAAGTCCAAGAAGGACACCCGGCAGTCGATCCGCCTCAACACCAACGCTTTCACCCTTCAGGACGACGGCACGGTGTATGTGGCCAAGGTTGGCCATCTCAAGGTCGAGTGGTCGCGCCGGCTCCCGGCCGCACCCACGTCCCTGACCGTCACCAAAGACAGCTGCGGCCGGTACTTCCTCAGCTTCGTCGTGGACACCAAGCCGGACATCCTCCCCGAGGCGGAGACCGAAACCGGTATCGACCTCGGACTGTCCGCCTTCGCGGTCCTGTCCGACGGGACGAAGATCAGCACCCCGCGCTTCCTGCGCCGGGCCGAGAAGAAGCTCAAGCGTCTGCAGCGGGATCTGTCCCGCAAGCAGAAGGGGTCGAAGAACCGGGCCAAGGCCCGCATCAAGGTCGCACGCCAGCACGCCCGCGTCGCCGACCGGCGCCGGGACTTTCACCACCAGGCCTCCACACAGATCATCCGCGACAACCAAGCGGTGTACGTGGAAGACCTTGCGGTGTCCGGTCTCGCACGCACCCAGCTCGCCAAGTCCGTGCACGACGCGGGATGGTCCGCGTTCGTACGGATGCTGGAATACAAGGCTGTCAAGCACGGCCGCGCCTTCAGCAAGGTGGACCGGGCCTTCCCCTCCTCTCAGGTCTGCTCGGCCTGCGGATTCCGGGACGGCCCCAAGCCCCTGCACGTCCGGCAGTGGACGTGCGGCGAGTGCGGCACCGTGCACGACCGCGACCACAACGCTGCCCGCAACGTCCTGTTCGAAGGACGCAGAATCGTCGCCGCCGGACGGGCGGAGACGCTAAACGCCTCGTGGAGCGCCGGTAAGACCAGGACGAAAGTCCCGGCACAGCGCGGTGAAGCAGGGAGCCCCCGGAAGGGTCAGCCGACCCAGGCCGGAATCCCTGGACTTTAG